Proteins from a genomic interval of Streptomyces sp. NBC_00820:
- a CDS encoding sulfatase-like hydrolase/transferase, which yields MPEPSHYDHIVLVSVDTLRADALSAHPTPLWPHTHPGVRPVRTTLLDELASRGAFFPNMISAAPYTAASHGAIFTGQYPLHNGIHEFYNGSLRAPTLFTYGRRDGRRTVMKVDFPIILGPELGFTRNIDTYLVEQDDEFIEAVASSDRTVALAHFGGVHLPYGFHSLTFGGDAYREKVAELEAGLPDELPFVDRLVETYRKPEDADLLVRYKRATTYLHQQGAYDRLMQLYLDGVEHFLATRLTGFVDRLTERVAATGKRMLLVLFADHGEEFDAQTNGHFNSMAEGVLRVPLIIVGDGVRPGTHTHRIRTVDIAPTVLDLSGVPAPATGVFDGRSLASVVRGESALDADAPALAESYNAELNDFIAFQEKQLSGRDPGPLRHFLVGHAAYAGDRKVVRMARHYSEAFQRATPFDSVRVERIGADGVPRAVPDDDGVDLLTLLDDYRTALREPAQVPATDEIRGQLRALGYSV from the coding sequence GTGCCCGAGCCGAGCCACTACGACCACATCGTCCTGGTGTCCGTCGACACGCTCCGCGCCGACGCGCTGTCCGCGCACCCCACGCCGCTGTGGCCGCACACGCACCCCGGCGTCCGCCCGGTCCGCACCACGCTGCTGGACGAGCTGGCCTCACGCGGCGCCTTCTTCCCCAACATGATCAGCGCGGCCCCCTACACGGCGGCTTCGCACGGGGCGATATTCACCGGCCAATACCCGCTGCACAACGGAATTCACGAATTCTACAACGGGTCGCTGAGGGCCCCCACGCTATTCACCTACGGGCGGCGGGACGGCCGGCGCACGGTGATGAAGGTGGACTTTCCCATTATTCTCGGCCCCGAACTCGGCTTCACCCGGAACATCGACACGTATCTCGTTGAACAGGACGACGAGTTCATCGAGGCCGTCGCCTCGTCGGACCGCACGGTGGCCCTCGCCCATTTCGGTGGCGTTCACCTCCCCTACGGTTTCCACAGCCTGACCTTCGGCGGCGACGCCTACCGGGAGAAGGTCGCCGAGCTGGAGGCCGGCCTGCCCGACGAACTGCCGTTCGTGGACCGGCTGGTGGAGACCTACCGGAAACCCGAGGACGCCGATCTGCTGGTCCGCTACAAGCGCGCCACCACGTATCTGCACCAACAGGGCGCCTACGACCGGCTGATGCAGCTGTATCTCGACGGGGTGGAGCACTTCCTGGCCACCCGGCTGACCGGCTTCGTGGACCGGCTCACCGAACGGGTGGCCGCCACGGGCAAACGGATGCTGCTCGTGCTGTTCGCCGACCATGGCGAGGAGTTCGACGCGCAGACCAACGGACACTTCAACTCGATGGCCGAGGGCGTGCTGCGGGTACCGCTGATCATCGTCGGCGACGGGGTCAGGCCGGGCACCCACACCCATCGCATCCGGACGGTCGACATCGCGCCCACCGTGCTGGACCTGAGCGGCGTCCCGGCCCCCGCCACCGGGGTCTTCGACGGGCGTTCGCTCGCCTCCGTGGTGCGCGGCGAGAGCGCCCTGGACGCGGACGCGCCCGCCCTCGCCGAGTCGTACAACGCCGAGCTGAACGATTTCATCGCCTTCCAGGAGAAGCAGTTGAGCGGCCGTGATCCGGGCCCGCTGCGGCACTTCCTGGTCGGCCACGCGGCCTATGCGGGGGACCGCAAGGTGGTGCGGATGGCCCGCCACTACTCCGAGGCCTTCCAGCGGGCGACGCCTTTCGACAGCGTCCGCGTGGAGAGGATCGGCGCGGACGGCGTGCCCCGGGCGGTGCCCGATGACGACGGCGTGGACCTGCTGACCCTGCTCGACGACTACCGCACCGCGCTGCGGGAGCCCGCACAGGTCCCCGCGACCGACGAGATCCGCGGCCAGCTCCGCGCCCTCGGCTACTCGGTCTGA
- a CDS encoding DUF6027 family protein, with product MESHVPDADVWTTADGEDVVCLRRWKGTWAKDDPHANFKSDVVGYGLLDPLHTVRGMSRNLGIPTGAVVRYVLARWASGGSGGLLEIGPVMIHRLWEPVARAESACTDEERLAAYHQLRQMLSWLKLPLDDPEIYPPQAEDRAPEAPAAD from the coding sequence GTGGAGAGCCACGTGCCCGATGCCGATGTGTGGACCACCGCGGACGGGGAGGACGTGGTGTGCCTGCGCCGTTGGAAGGGCACCTGGGCGAAGGACGATCCGCACGCCAACTTCAAGTCGGACGTGGTGGGTTACGGCCTGCTCGACCCGCTGCACACGGTGCGCGGCATGTCCCGCAACCTTGGCATTCCCACCGGAGCCGTCGTCCGGTACGTGCTCGCCCGGTGGGCCAGCGGCGGCAGCGGCGGTCTGCTGGAGATCGGGCCGGTGATGATCCACCGGCTGTGGGAGCCTGTCGCCCGGGCCGAGAGCGCGTGCACGGACGAGGAGCGCCTCGCCGCCTACCACCAGCTGCGGCAGATGCTGTCCTGGCTGAAGCTGCCCCTGGACGACCCCGAGATCTATCCCCCGCAGGCGGAGGACCGGGCCCCTGAGGCACCGGCCGCGGACTGA
- a CDS encoding MFS transporter, translated as MTSVSHVVAGRTAPPGVTRRVLAASTIGSAIEWYDFYLYSTAATLLLGPLFFPHQSPAAATLASFATYAAGFVARPLGGALFGHFGDRVGRKSMLVLTLVVMGGATFLVGVLPTYGQAGLWAPVLLVTLRVVQGIGIGGEWGGGVLMTTEHAPPGRRALFSSLPAAGFPLGLAGSTAMISLVSLLPDDALMTWGWRLPFLASAVLVAVGMYVRLGVAESPEFLRERRSGAPARVPIAEVLRHRPGHAVRGALAALGLAMIVSTFSVYLVAHASHTPGTRPLLMTGLVVGALLEAAMLPVFGALSDRYGRRRVLLFGYAVCALTAVPAPGWLTSGDLVRVVLVFAVAMGIGHAAVYGGFAAYLVELFPTRYRYSALAVTYQLGATLASFGPLVAAAVAGSGSTAWPGVCILLGTLAVAACAVAAPGRRAGAQAPPARSSNRTTSGARE; from the coding sequence GTGACTTCCGTGAGCCACGTCGTGGCAGGACGGACCGCGCCCCCCGGCGTGACCCGGCGCGTCCTCGCCGCGAGCACCATCGGCAGTGCCATCGAGTGGTACGACTTCTACCTCTATTCGACGGCGGCCACGCTGCTCCTCGGCCCGTTGTTCTTCCCGCATCAGTCGCCGGCCGCGGCCACGCTCGCATCCTTCGCCACCTACGCCGCCGGGTTCGTCGCCCGCCCCCTCGGCGGCGCCCTGTTCGGGCACTTCGGCGACCGTGTCGGCCGCAAGTCGATGCTGGTGCTGACCCTGGTGGTGATGGGCGGGGCGACCTTCCTGGTCGGGGTGCTGCCGACCTACGGACAGGCCGGCCTGTGGGCCCCCGTGCTGCTCGTCACCCTGCGCGTGGTCCAGGGCATAGGCATCGGCGGCGAGTGGGGCGGCGGCGTCCTGATGACGACGGAGCACGCACCGCCCGGCCGCCGTGCCCTGTTCAGCAGCCTGCCGGCCGCCGGCTTTCCGCTGGGTCTGGCCGGCAGCACGGCGATGATCTCGCTGGTGTCCCTGCTGCCCGACGACGCACTCATGACATGGGGCTGGCGGCTGCCGTTCCTCGCGTCCGCCGTGCTCGTGGCCGTCGGGATGTACGTCCGGCTGGGGGTGGCGGAGAGCCCCGAGTTCCTGCGCGAGAGGCGCAGCGGTGCGCCGGCGAGGGTCCCGATCGCCGAGGTGCTGCGGCACCGTCCGGGCCACGCGGTGCGCGGGGCGCTGGCGGCGCTGGGTCTCGCGATGATCGTCAGCACGTTCTCGGTCTACCTCGTCGCGCATGCCTCCCACACCCCCGGCACTCGGCCGCTGCTGATGACCGGACTCGTGGTCGGCGCGCTGCTGGAGGCGGCGATGCTGCCCGTGTTCGGCGCGCTCTCCGACCGCTACGGGCGCCGCAGGGTCCTGCTGTTCGGCTACGCGGTGTGCGCGCTGACGGCGGTTCCGGCGCCCGGCTGGCTGACCTCCGGTGACCTGGTACGCGTCGTGCTCGTCTTCGCGGTGGCGATGGGCATCGGGCACGCGGCTGTCTACGGCGGCTTCGCCGCGTATCTGGTGGAGCTGTTCCCCACCCGGTACCGGTACTCCGCACTCGCCGTGACCTACCAACTCGGCGCCACGCTGGCGAGTTTCGGCCCGTTGGTGGCGGCAGCCGTCGCGGGCTCGGGCAGCACGGCGTGGCCGGGTGTGTGCATCCTGCTCGGAACGCTGGCGGTGGCCGCCTGCGCGGTGGCCGCGCCCGGCCGGCGCGCAGGCGCCCAGGCTCCGCCGGCCCGCTCGTCGAACCGGACGACCTCAGGCGCAAGGGAGTAG
- a CDS encoding 6-pyruvoyl trahydropterin synthase family protein, producing MLSITKEFHFSASHQLAHLPSDHPCTRLHGHNYVLVVELSCAEENVNRAGFVRDYRDLDTLKKWIDDVLDHRHLNDVMDDNPSAENLARWVHGKWSGEYPELTAVRVSETPKTWATYRPAV from the coding sequence ATGCTGTCCATCACCAAGGAATTCCATTTCTCCGCCAGCCACCAGCTGGCCCACCTGCCCTCCGACCATCCCTGCACCCGGCTGCACGGACACAACTACGTGCTGGTCGTGGAACTGTCCTGCGCCGAGGAGAACGTGAACCGCGCGGGCTTCGTGCGTGACTACCGGGACCTGGACACCCTGAAGAAGTGGATCGACGACGTACTGGACCACCGGCACCTCAACGACGTCATGGACGACAACCCCTCCGCGGAGAACCTGGCGCGCTGGGTGCACGGCAAGTGGTCCGGGGAGTATCCGGAACTGACCGCCGTCAGGGTGTCGGAGACACCGAAGACCTGGGCCACCTACAGGCCCGCGGTGTGA
- a CDS encoding 7-carboxy-7-deazaguanine synthase QueE has protein sequence MRLGGCNLTCTWCDTPYTWDWTGSSESGVAHQPSRELHPMTVEEVTERLLAYGTPLVVVSGGEPLSQQLRLLPVVENLRAGGVDVEIETNGTVVPAPQWAATGVRFNVSPKLAHSGVAKSRRIVPGALTALRALPGTCFKFVCAAPDDLAEVEEVVRAHALDNVWIMPRGQSPEEIADGLRALADPVGVRRWNLTGRLHVTVWGNQRGV, from the coding sequence CTGCGCCTCGGCGGCTGCAATCTGACGTGTACGTGGTGCGACACCCCGTACACCTGGGACTGGACCGGGAGTTCGGAGTCCGGGGTCGCCCACCAGCCGTCGCGGGAGCTGCACCCGATGACCGTCGAGGAGGTGACCGAGCGGTTGCTCGCCTACGGCACACCTCTCGTGGTGGTGTCCGGCGGCGAACCGCTCAGCCAGCAGCTGCGGCTGCTGCCTGTGGTCGAGAACCTGAGGGCCGGCGGTGTGGACGTGGAGATCGAGACCAACGGAACCGTCGTGCCCGCGCCACAGTGGGCGGCGACCGGTGTCCGGTTCAACGTGTCACCGAAACTCGCCCACTCGGGAGTCGCAAAGAGCAGGCGCATCGTTCCCGGCGCGCTCACGGCGTTGCGCGCGCTGCCGGGCACCTGTTTCAAGTTCGTCTGCGCGGCGCCCGACGACCTCGCCGAAGTGGAGGAAGTCGTCCGCGCTCACGCACTGGACAACGTTTGGATCATGCCACGCGGCCAGTCGCCGGAGGAGATCGCCGATGGGCTGCGCGCCCTGGCCGACCCGGTCGGCGTCCGCCGGTGGAATCTGACCGGGAGGCTGCACGTGACTGTCTGGGGAAACCAGCGGGGGGTATGA
- the folE gene encoding GTP cyclohydrolase I encodes MTQNTETAPVLTMAGTGERRPDPLERIARELLLEIGEDPEREGLLDTPARWARWWREFAEYDPGTVETAFTSAGSPGTVSVSGIEVWSLCEHHLLPFSCRVTIAYRPRGQVLGLSKFARIAHQHAHRLQVQERLTSDIADAVEKFTASPDVAVLCRGEHLCMAMRGIRTPATMTTVAWRGAFEDPAARAEFLAFQPTTGPGPR; translated from the coding sequence ATGACTCAGAACACCGAGACCGCACCAGTGCTGACGATGGCGGGGACCGGCGAACGGCGGCCCGACCCGCTGGAGCGCATCGCCCGGGAGCTGCTGCTGGAGATCGGCGAGGACCCTGAGCGGGAGGGACTGCTCGACACCCCGGCGCGCTGGGCCCGTTGGTGGCGGGAGTTCGCCGAGTACGACCCGGGCACGGTGGAGACCGCGTTCACATCGGCCGGCAGCCCCGGCACGGTGTCGGTCTCCGGGATCGAGGTGTGGTCCCTGTGCGAACACCATCTCCTGCCGTTCTCCTGCCGGGTGACGATCGCCTACCGGCCGCGGGGACAGGTGCTGGGGCTCAGCAAGTTCGCCCGGATCGCCCACCAGCACGCCCACCGGTTGCAGGTGCAGGAGCGGCTCACCTCCGACATAGCCGACGCCGTCGAGAAGTTCACCGCTTCCCCGGACGTCGCCGTGCTGTGCCGGGGCGAGCACCTGTGCATGGCCATGCGCGGCATACGCACCCCGGCGACGATGACCACCGTCGCCTGGCGGGGAGCCTTCGAGGACCCCGCGGCGCGCGCGGAGTTCCTCGCCTTCCAGCCGACCACCGGACCCGGCCCGCGGTGA
- the guaB gene encoding IMP dehydrogenase — protein sequence MRITTEPRTGLSFDDVLLVPQRTSLRSRRHADLTSELLHGLRLRTPVVSANTQWCTGDRMAVGMALNGGLGILHRMQTTAQQVEQLRRAKAHEPTAEEREAGPTLDTGGRLFVGAAVGVTGDWRERAGQLVAHGADLLVVDVAHGHSDQVLEAVTRLRGDHPAVPLVAGNVATAAGVRDLAEAGADVVKVGIGPGGVCTTRLVAGTGVPQLTAVLDCAAEAARHGVRVIADGGVRHAGDIAKALAAGAAAVMLGSLLAGADESEAVPVLRDGVPYKVSRGFVSLGMELTLRREAGEKITREEVDDYVPEGVEATFAATGPLKRTLRQLTGGVQSALSYSGAADVDAFREKAEFVRVTPAGQAENTPHVRSRTEQIEIDHVTEAVGG from the coding sequence GTGCGTATCACCACCGAGCCCCGGACCGGGCTCAGCTTCGACGACGTGCTGCTGGTACCCCAGCGCACCTCGCTGCGCAGCCGCCGGCACGCCGATCTGACCAGTGAGCTGCTGCACGGGCTGCGCCTGCGCACTCCTGTCGTGTCGGCCAACACCCAGTGGTGCACCGGCGATCGGATGGCCGTCGGCATGGCACTCAACGGCGGGCTGGGCATCCTGCACCGGATGCAGACGACCGCGCAGCAGGTCGAGCAGCTGCGCCGGGCCAAGGCCCACGAGCCCACCGCCGAAGAGCGGGAGGCGGGGCCCACACTGGACACCGGCGGACGGCTGTTCGTCGGGGCCGCGGTCGGCGTGACCGGGGACTGGCGGGAGCGGGCCGGCCAACTCGTCGCGCACGGCGCCGACCTGCTCGTGGTCGACGTCGCGCACGGCCACAGCGACCAGGTTCTGGAGGCCGTGACGCGGTTGCGCGGCGACCACCCCGCCGTGCCGCTCGTGGCCGGCAACGTGGCCACCGCCGCGGGCGTCCGCGATCTCGCCGAGGCCGGTGCGGACGTCGTCAAGGTCGGCATCGGGCCGGGCGGAGTGTGCACCACCCGGCTGGTGGCGGGCACCGGCGTGCCGCAGCTCACCGCCGTACTGGACTGCGCGGCGGAAGCCGCCCGGCACGGCGTGCGGGTGATCGCCGACGGCGGTGTCCGGCACGCCGGAGACATCGCCAAGGCGCTGGCGGCCGGGGCCGCGGCCGTCATGCTCGGCAGCCTCCTCGCCGGGGCCGACGAGAGCGAGGCCGTGCCGGTGCTGCGCGACGGCGTCCCGTACAAGGTGAGCCGGGGATTCGTCTCGCTCGGCATGGAACTGACGCTGCGCCGGGAGGCCGGCGAGAAGATCACCCGGGAGGAGGTCGACGACTACGTCCCCGAGGGCGTGGAGGCCACCTTCGCCGCCACGGGGCCGCTGAAGCGGACCCTGCGCCAGCTCACCGGCGGAGTCCAGTCGGCGCTGAGCTACTCGGGCGCCGCCGACGTCGACGCCTTCCGCGAGAAGGCCGAGTTCGTCCGGGTCACCCCGGCGGGACAGGCCGAGAACACCCCGCACGTGCGCTCCCGTACCGAGCAGATCGAGATCGACCATGTGACGGAAGCGGTGGGCGGATGA
- a CDS encoding phosphoribosyltransferase, translating into MTGQELPGESATAGERPGMWSRQGAYELSWHDLGTALDSIARSVRADGFTPDVVLGVARGGLLAASYLTCALDVPQMSLVRVRRTRDDSQYAAKRPPLLEQEGPVPKPGTAVLVVDDIVGTGATADVVREHLRTAGVTDTDVRFAALVRNHRSGYVPDYCPAVVDDWVVFPWEQGWGRTAGTRPFPLGEAR; encoded by the coding sequence ATGACGGGACAGGAACTGCCGGGAGAGTCCGCGACGGCCGGCGAACGGCCCGGCATGTGGAGTCGGCAGGGTGCTTACGAACTGAGCTGGCACGACCTGGGCACCGCACTGGACAGCATCGCCCGCTCCGTCCGCGCCGATGGCTTCACCCCCGATGTGGTGCTCGGCGTGGCCCGCGGCGGACTGCTCGCCGCGAGCTATCTCACGTGCGCCCTCGACGTGCCGCAGATGAGCCTCGTCCGGGTGCGCCGCACCCGCGACGACAGCCAGTACGCGGCCAAGCGCCCGCCGCTGCTCGAACAGGAGGGCCCCGTGCCGAAACCCGGTACCGCCGTCCTGGTCGTGGACGACATCGTGGGCACCGGCGCCACCGCCGACGTGGTGCGCGAGCATCTGCGCACGGCGGGCGTCACCGACACGGACGTCCGCTTCGCGGCCCTGGTGCGCAACCACCGCTCCGGTTACGTGCCGGACTACTGCCCGGCGGTCGTCGACGACTGGGTCGTCTTCCCCTGGGAGCAGGGCTGGGGCCGCACTGCGGGCACGCGTCCCTTCCCGCTCGGGGAGGCGAGGTGA
- a CDS encoding UbiD family decarboxylase, whose product MTHAPAPDFTSSGLTRVAPSEAGLPPCYDAVDVYACDRPLRAEVEVARTLADLERRHGARPTTVFTRIVDRPGTRVLGHPYPRAVLLAALGVDEHTRLSDMATRLAGPPHRVRPAPEPDGAPAGLEELKGLDDLPVLRHRPGDGGRYVTAGIGVTTRPDGSEPNLGFYCVQAVSTRRARVFMDPRTDAHRNLQAWHAQGRPMPVSVFLGANPVHAVVAASRLPAEGDDYQIASRLLRDDVTVTGAPPVPADATHVLTGRVLPVRETEGPFGEFKGYYVEEREGYVLDVTGVAARSGAPWPSIVAGAESGLTLMSFQNEYLMYAHLTGQGLPVRSVRYSVKARGEFVALIETDAPDLDLVREAMRFDVRAKLVLCGPDLRDVGQALATYGFVTHRAPYYRKGRIEGERLGLALVIPPTGRPVEY is encoded by the coding sequence GTGACACATGCCCCCGCACCCGACTTCACCAGCAGCGGCCTGACCCGCGTCGCCCCGTCCGAGGCCGGGCTGCCCCCCTGCTACGACGCGGTGGACGTCTACGCCTGTGACCGGCCCCTGCGGGCCGAGGTGGAGGTGGCCCGCACCCTGGCCGACCTCGAACGGCGGCACGGGGCCCGGCCCACCACCGTGTTCACCCGGATCGTGGACCGGCCGGGGACCCGGGTGCTCGGCCACCCCTACCCGCGTGCGGTGCTGCTCGCGGCGCTCGGAGTGGACGAGCACACCCGACTGTCCGACATGGCCACCCGGCTGGCCGGTCCGCCGCATCGCGTGCGCCCGGCACCGGAACCGGACGGCGCACCCGCGGGGCTGGAGGAGCTGAAGGGCCTGGACGACCTGCCCGTGCTCCGGCACCGGCCCGGCGACGGCGGGCGGTACGTGACCGCGGGCATCGGCGTGACGACCCGCCCGGACGGTTCCGAGCCCAACCTCGGCTTCTACTGCGTCCAGGCGGTCTCCACGCGCCGCGCCCGCGTTTTCATGGACCCGCGCACCGATGCCCACCGGAACCTTCAGGCATGGCACGCGCAGGGCAGGCCGATGCCGGTGTCGGTGTTCCTGGGCGCGAACCCCGTGCACGCCGTGGTGGCGGCCTCCCGGCTGCCCGCCGAGGGCGACGACTACCAGATCGCCTCACGGCTGCTGCGCGACGACGTCACCGTCACCGGCGCCCCGCCCGTCCCGGCCGACGCCACCCACGTGCTGACCGGTCGGGTACTCCCGGTGCGGGAGACGGAGGGCCCGTTCGGCGAGTTCAAGGGCTACTACGTCGAGGAGCGGGAGGGCTACGTCCTGGACGTCACGGGTGTGGCCGCTCGCTCCGGCGCTCCCTGGCCGAGCATCGTCGCGGGCGCCGAGTCGGGGCTCACCCTGATGAGTTTCCAGAACGAGTACCTGATGTACGCCCATCTCACCGGGCAGGGCCTGCCGGTGAGGTCGGTGCGCTACTCCGTAAAGGCGCGTGGGGAGTTCGTCGCCCTGATCGAGACCGACGCGCCCGACCTGGACCTGGTGCGGGAGGCCATGCGGTTCGACGTCCGCGCCAAACTCGTCCTGTGCGGGCCCGATCTCCGCGACGTCGGACAGGCTTTGGCCACATACGGCTTCGTCACCCATCGCGCGCCGTACTACCGAAAGGGCAGGATCGAGGGTGAGCGGCTGGGCCTCGCGTTGGTGATCCCACCGACCGGACGCCCCGTCGAGTACTGA
- a CDS encoding NUDIX hydrolase — MTDRFSRILPASLMVLPGPHGTVTFVHQLKGPYAGNWLLPGGGIEPGESAMAAAIREAEEETGCRVTSCAPFAVYEFTGKWAEGRYHLHMFAFLAEGVHRVSDDFQGHNVGAVRQARIGELPLHSTDLQILTDAGLASYGEPEISRALAADGITMHALRVNGATTTCATAQEGAIP, encoded by the coding sequence GTGACCGACCGTTTCTCCCGCATCCTGCCCGCGTCCCTGATGGTGCTGCCCGGCCCGCACGGCACCGTCACCTTCGTGCACCAGCTCAAGGGGCCGTACGCCGGCAACTGGCTGCTGCCGGGCGGCGGGATCGAACCCGGGGAGTCCGCCATGGCCGCCGCGATCCGTGAGGCGGAGGAGGAGACCGGCTGCCGGGTGACCTCCTGCGCGCCGTTCGCCGTCTACGAGTTCACCGGGAAGTGGGCCGAGGGGCGTTACCACCTGCACATGTTCGCCTTCCTCGCGGAGGGCGTCCACCGGGTCTCCGACGACTTCCAGGGCCACAACGTGGGCGCCGTACGCCAGGCACGGATCGGCGAACTCCCCCTGCACTCCACCGATCTGCAGATTCTGACCGACGCCGGGCTCGCCTCCTACGGGGAGCCGGAGATCAGCCGGGCACTGGCCGCGGACGGCATCACGATGCACGCCCTGCGAGTGAACGGCGCCACGACGACGTGCGCGACCGCCCAGGAAGGAGCCATCCCGTGA
- a CDS encoding MFS transporter, which yields MTSEIQEAEGRPGERRPPAVLTTNWPSLFLVYATGVTAAMGLGKFSVATDSLRHDLGIGLGALGWVISTVTAVSALLGTPLGLRLGRMSTRKVLVAGAWAVAAAAAVEALAAGFGTLLLIRVVEGVGYLMVVIACPTLVVRLCAPADTSRALALWGTFVPVGLALSTALGGVAGTAFGWRGWMLVVAAITALPALVLSVTRVGSAPAGTGAAGADGATARAAAGRLPRQRERARQRLRHTGPVVLLALGFCMASLVTVAIFSLLPTYLEKELGHSASDAGATAGLISLVSVGGGLLIGWLLHRNPDSRPVLLCSVLTVAAAWAAFRPGGAAGLFVAGAVVISAVNGILVGMILALVPRLVDSPDELALANGIVTQGGSLGSLLGPPLYTMGVEGWDWTAVGTLTTAGMAVCWLLLTLALRRRVPSDRQERKA from the coding sequence GTGACATCGGAGATACAGGAGGCCGAGGGCAGGCCGGGTGAGCGCCGCCCGCCGGCCGTGCTCACCACCAACTGGCCGTCCCTGTTCCTGGTGTACGCCACAGGTGTCACCGCGGCCATGGGCCTCGGGAAGTTCTCCGTCGCCACCGACTCCCTCCGGCACGATCTGGGCATCGGGCTCGGCGCCCTGGGCTGGGTGATATCGACCGTCACCGCGGTGTCCGCGCTGCTCGGCACCCCGCTCGGGTTACGGCTCGGCCGGATGTCGACCCGTAAGGTCCTGGTGGCCGGCGCCTGGGCGGTGGCGGCGGCGGCCGCGGTCGAGGCCCTGGCGGCCGGCTTCGGGACCCTGCTGCTGATCCGCGTGGTGGAGGGGGTCGGCTACCTCATGGTGGTCATCGCCTGCCCCACGCTCGTCGTTCGGCTGTGCGCCCCGGCCGACACCTCCCGGGCACTCGCGCTGTGGGGCACCTTCGTGCCCGTCGGTCTGGCCCTGAGCACGGCTCTCGGCGGGGTGGCGGGCACGGCGTTCGGCTGGCGCGGCTGGATGCTCGTCGTCGCCGCGATCACCGCGCTCCCGGCCCTCGTCCTCAGTGTCACCCGCGTGGGCTCGGCCCCGGCCGGCACCGGGGCGGCCGGGGCCGACGGCGCCACGGCGCGGGCGGCGGCCGGGCGGCTGCCCCGGCAACGCGAGCGCGCGCGGCAGCGGCTGCGGCACACCGGCCCGGTCGTCCTGCTGGCTCTCGGTTTCTGCATGGCCTCGCTGGTGACGGTGGCCATCTTCTCCCTGCTGCCGACCTATCTGGAGAAGGAGCTGGGGCACAGCGCCTCGGACGCGGGAGCCACGGCCGGCCTCATCTCCCTGGTGAGCGTCGGCGGCGGCCTGCTGATCGGCTGGCTGCTGCACCGCAACCCCGACAGCCGTCCGGTCCTGCTCTGCTCCGTGCTCACCGTGGCCGCCGCGTGGGCGGCCTTCCGGCCGGGCGGCGCCGCCGGGCTGTTCGTGGCCGGTGCCGTGGTGATCTCCGCCGTCAACGGCATCCTCGTCGGCATGATCCTCGCCCTGGTCCCACGGCTCGTCGACTCGCCCGACGAGCTCGCCCTCGCCAACGGCATCGTCACGCAGGGCGGCAGCCTGGGCTCACTCCTGGGCCCGCCGCTCTACACCATGGGCGTGGAGGGCTGGGACTGGACCGCGGTCGGCACCCTGACCACCGCGGGCATGGCCGTCTGCTGGCTGTTGTTGACCCTCGCCCTGCGCCGCAGAGTGCCGTCGGACCGGCAGGAGCGAAAGGCCTGA